A part of Spiribacter vilamensis genomic DNA contains:
- a CDS encoding nuclear transport factor 2 family protein, with protein sequence MTALERYGEFFAGMQPADLDRLDDVFVDNARFRDPFNDVEGIAAIRAVFEHMYANCAEARFEVLESVGEDDIGYLRWRFHFRLKRDKAARRPVDGVSRIVLADDGRVREHVDYWDAAGELYEQFPVIGGLMRWLRSRLAVATD encoded by the coding sequence GTGACGGCGCTCGAGCGCTATGGCGAATTCTTTGCCGGTATGCAGCCGGCGGACCTGGATCGGCTGGACGATGTGTTCGTGGACAACGCCCGTTTCCGCGACCCGTTCAATGATGTCGAGGGCATCGCCGCGATCCGGGCGGTGTTCGAGCATATGTACGCCAACTGCGCCGAGGCGCGCTTCGAGGTGCTTGAGTCGGTGGGCGAGGACGATATCGGCTATCTGCGCTGGCGCTTCCACTTCCGGCTCAAGCGGGACAAGGCCGCGCGGCGCCCGGTCGACGGCGTCTCCCGGATCGTGCTCGCCGATGATGGGCGTGTCCGCGAGCATGTCGACTACTGGGATGCCGCCGGCGAGCTCTACGAGCAGTTCCCGGTTATCGGCGGGCTGATGCGCTGGCTGCGCTCGAGGCTCGCGGTGGCGACCGACTAG
- a CDS encoding SDR family NAD(P)-dependent oxidoreductase: MTATTTQGGRVVLITGASAGIGEALAIKLARDHWQVVVSARREEALRAIGEAHPDIADRIHPYPLDVTDPEACERVFTAVEAEIGELDTVILNAGDYDPMPLDDFDPAVFRRLAEVNYLGTVNGVGAALSLMRPRARGQILVTASLSAYRGLPQAAPYGASKAAVLNMAESLRPALQGTGVSLRVINPGFVKTRLTEKNRFHMPQLISPERAADYIHDEIDDEGFEIVFPKRFAYTLKFLRLLPYKLYFALTRRMVQS, encoded by the coding sequence ATGACGGCAACAACGACACAGGGCGGACGCGTCGTCCTCATCACCGGGGCCAGCGCCGGGATTGGCGAGGCGCTCGCCATCAAGCTGGCACGCGACCACTGGCAGGTGGTCGTCAGCGCTCGTCGCGAGGAGGCGCTGCGCGCCATCGGCGAGGCCCACCCGGACATCGCCGACCGGATCCACCCCTACCCGCTGGACGTCACCGACCCTGAGGCCTGTGAACGGGTGTTCACTGCGGTGGAAGCCGAGATCGGCGAGCTCGACACGGTAATTCTCAATGCCGGTGACTACGACCCCATGCCCCTCGACGACTTCGACCCCGCGGTGTTCCGGCGCCTGGCGGAGGTCAACTACCTGGGCACGGTCAACGGCGTCGGCGCGGCCCTGTCACTGATGCGCCCGCGCGCACGGGGCCAGATCCTGGTGACCGCCAGTCTCTCGGCCTATCGCGGCCTGCCGCAGGCGGCGCCCTATGGCGCCAGCAAGGCGGCGGTGCTGAACATGGCCGAGTCCCTGCGACCGGCGCTGCAGGGAACGGGCGTATCACTGCGCGTGATCAACCCCGGTTTCGTGAAGACCCGGCTCACCGAAAAGAACCGCTTCCACATGCCGCAGCTCATCTCGCCGGAGCGCGCGGCGGACTACATCCACGACGAAATCGACGACGAGGGCTTCGAGATCGTGTTTCCCAAGCGCTTCGCCTACACGCTCAAGTTCCTGCGACTGTTGCCCTACAAGCTCTATTTCGCGCTGACCCGGCGCATGGTCCAGTCGTGA
- a CDS encoding cryptochrome/photolyase family protein yields the protein MHPALYWIRRDLRLADNPALHAAARSGRAVIPVYIHAPAEAGDWAPGNASNWWLHHSLRAMADALAAHGLPLIIREGDSLGALMDLVAETGAEAVHWNRLYEPARIASDTRVKQGLKAEGIDAHSHNAALLHEPWTIQTGTGGDYKAFTPFWRACRRQPEPAPPLGVPADLATTDGAHGLTGSVVPSAGITAPLDALDLLPPSDSAEGLQSTWRPGEQGAHDRLEGFLEMALAEYREGRERPAVAGTSRLSPHLHHGEISPRQIWQAVQAQLARHGAEGDRLDSAEMFLSEIGWREFAQHVLYHHPEFPDEPLNPRFADFPWQEDPGDQLLGAWQRGETGIPLVDAGMRELYTTGWMHNRIRMVVGSFLVKNLRLPWQAGEAWFWDKLVDADLASNSLGWQWVAGSGADAAPYFRVFNPIRQGERFDAEGAYIAHWLPALAGLPAKHRQAPWQAPAGVLRDAGVTLGVNYSHPLVDLKESRQAALAAFEQIKKGA from the coding sequence ATGCACCCTGCCCTCTACTGGATCCGTCGCGACCTGCGTCTTGCCGACAACCCGGCACTGCATGCCGCGGCACGGTCCGGACGGGCCGTGATCCCGGTGTATATCCACGCCCCGGCGGAGGCCGGTGACTGGGCGCCGGGCAATGCCAGCAACTGGTGGCTGCACCACAGCCTGCGGGCGATGGCCGACGCCCTCGCCGCGCACGGCCTGCCGCTGATCATCCGCGAGGGCGACAGCCTGGGCGCGCTCATGGACCTGGTGGCCGAGACCGGCGCGGAGGCGGTGCACTGGAACCGCCTCTACGAGCCGGCGCGGATCGCGAGCGACACCCGGGTCAAACAGGGCCTGAAGGCCGAGGGCATTGACGCGCACAGCCACAATGCCGCGCTGCTCCACGAGCCCTGGACCATCCAGACCGGCACCGGCGGCGACTACAAGGCCTTTACGCCGTTCTGGCGGGCCTGCCGGCGACAGCCCGAACCGGCCCCGCCGCTCGGCGTCCCGGCGGATCTGGCCACCACCGATGGCGCGCACGGCCTGACCGGCAGCGTCGTCCCCTCGGCGGGCATCACCGCCCCGCTGGATGCGCTCGACCTGCTACCGCCGAGCGACTCGGCGGAGGGACTCCAAAGCACCTGGCGGCCCGGCGAGCAGGGCGCCCATGACCGGCTCGAGGGCTTCCTGGAGATGGCCCTGGCGGAGTATCGCGAGGGTCGAGAGCGGCCGGCTGTCGCCGGCACCTCGCGACTCTCGCCGCATCTCCACCATGGCGAGATCAGTCCCCGGCAGATCTGGCAGGCGGTACAGGCGCAGCTCGCGCGCCATGGCGCCGAGGGCGATCGGCTCGACAGTGCCGAGATGTTCCTCTCGGAGATCGGCTGGCGCGAGTTCGCCCAGCATGTGCTGTATCACCATCCCGAATTCCCCGATGAGCCCCTGAACCCGCGGTTCGCCGATTTCCCCTGGCAGGAGGATCCGGGCGATCAACTCCTCGGGGCCTGGCAGCGCGGCGAGACCGGCATCCCGCTGGTGGATGCGGGCATGCGCGAGCTCTACACCACGGGCTGGATGCACAACCGCATCCGCATGGTGGTGGGCTCGTTCCTGGTCAAAAACCTGCGCCTGCCCTGGCAGGCCGGCGAGGCCTGGTTCTGGGATAAGCTGGTGGATGCCGACCTGGCCAGCAACAGCCTCGGCTGGCAGTGGGTGGCGGGCAGTGGCGCCGATGCCGCGCCCTACTTCCGCGTGTTCAACCCGATCCGCCAGGGCGAGCGCTTTGATGCGGAGGGCGCCTACATCGCGCACTGGCTGCCGGCGCTCGCCGGGTTACCCGCCAAACACCGCCAGGCCCCCTGGCAGGCCCCGGCCGGTGTCCTTCGTGACGCGGGTGTCACCCTGGGGGTCAACTATTCGCATCCGCTGGTCGACCTGAAGGAAAGCCGTCAGGCGGCGCTGGCGGCCTTCGAGCAGATCAAGAAAGGAGCCTGA
- a CDS encoding phosphoribosylaminoimidazolesuccinocarboxamide synthase, which translates to MPPERLYQSEIQSLPLLQRGKVRDIYTVDDRTLLVVTTDRLSAFDVVLPDPIPGKGAVLNRLSGFWFEQLAGRLPDQRLGLPLEAVLSDPAEREQIAGRATLVKRVDPLPFEAIARGYLIGSGWKDYQATGHLCGIRLERGLRQADPLPQPLFTPSTKAEAGDHDENVGFEAVVEGLGRDMAERLRRITLGLYSEAAAYARRRGIIIADTKFEFGLDSAGDLVWIDEALTPDSSRFWPASEYRPDSSPPSFDKQYIRDYLETLDWDKTPPAPDLPAAVIDQTAAKYREAERRLTGAS; encoded by the coding sequence TTGCCGCCCGAGCGCCTCTACCAAAGCGAGATCCAGAGCCTGCCGTTACTGCAGCGGGGCAAGGTCCGCGACATCTACACGGTAGATGACCGCACGCTGCTGGTCGTGACCACCGATCGGCTCTCCGCCTTCGACGTGGTACTGCCGGATCCGATCCCCGGCAAGGGGGCGGTACTCAACCGGCTGTCGGGCTTCTGGTTCGAGCAGCTCGCCGGCCGCCTCCCGGATCAGCGCCTCGGCCTGCCGCTCGAGGCCGTCCTCAGTGATCCTGCCGAGCGTGAGCAGATTGCCGGTCGGGCCACGCTGGTCAAGCGGGTCGATCCGCTGCCCTTCGAGGCCATTGCCCGCGGCTATCTCATCGGCTCGGGCTGGAAGGACTACCAGGCGACGGGGCATCTCTGCGGCATCCGCCTCGAGCGTGGCCTGCGCCAGGCCGATCCGCTCCCGCAGCCGCTGTTTACGCCGTCGACGAAGGCCGAGGCGGGCGATCACGACGAGAATGTCGGCTTCGAGGCGGTTGTGGAGGGCCTCGGCCGCGACATGGCCGAGCGGCTGCGCCGCATCACCCTGGGGCTCTACAGCGAGGCGGCGGCGTATGCCCGCAGGCGCGGCATTATTATCGCCGATACCAAGTTCGAGTTCGGCCTCGACAGCGCTGGCGACCTGGTCTGGATCGACGAGGCGCTGACGCCCGACTCCAGCCGGTTCTGGCCGGCCAGTGAGTACCGGCCGGACAGCTCCCCGCCCAGCTTCGACAAGCAATACATCCGCGATTACCTGGAGACGCTGGACTGGGACAAGACGCCGCCGGCCCCCGATCTGCCGGCGGCCGTGATCGATCAGACGGCGGCGAAATACCGCGAGGCGGAGAGGCGGCTTACCGGCGCGAGCTAG
- the pyk gene encoding pyruvate kinase, with the protein MSRQTKIVATLGPATTDEESLRGIVDAGVDMVRMNLSHGDHDEHRAREQTLRRTARAAGRVVGMLCDLQGPKIRVEHFVGGSVELEDGAAFFLDPELDGDAGNTEGVGVAYAGLPEDVVAGDILLLADGLIRLQVERIEGTRIHTTVLVGGTLGDRKGINRLGGGLSVRALTDKDRVDIKLAAELEADYMAVSFPRDGADIDEARSLLREAGGHGGIVAKIERHEAVEALDEIMEAADAVMIARGDLAVEIGDAQLPGVQKRIMRMARERDCVVITATQMMQSMVESPMPTRAEVLDVANAVLDGTDAVMLSEETAMGHYPAETVGAMSRVCVGAETYADETRPTVGLPSGVHFDRIDEAIAKTAITTANSLGARAIAALTESGATAMWMSRIGTDIPIYALSEQPRTRRKVTLYRGVNPIRFDPTQREHDAVNREAVAELKGMGAVGDDDLVVITKGDLAGEQGGTNAMKVVKVSEIV; encoded by the coding sequence ATGAGCCGTCAGACAAAAATAGTGGCAACCCTCGGCCCGGCAACGACGGACGAGGAGTCGCTGCGGGGGATCGTCGACGCCGGTGTCGACATGGTGCGAATGAACCTATCGCATGGTGATCATGACGAGCATCGTGCCCGCGAGCAGACCCTGCGTCGTACCGCGCGGGCCGCCGGCCGGGTGGTCGGCATGCTCTGCGACCTGCAGGGCCCGAAGATCCGCGTCGAGCACTTCGTCGGCGGGTCGGTGGAGCTGGAGGATGGCGCCGCCTTTTTCCTCGATCCGGAACTCGACGGCGATGCCGGCAATACCGAGGGGGTGGGCGTGGCCTACGCCGGCCTGCCCGAGGACGTGGTGGCCGGCGATATCCTGTTGCTGGCCGACGGGCTGATCCGCCTGCAGGTCGAGCGCATCGAGGGCACCCGCATCCACACCACCGTGCTGGTCGGCGGTACGCTCGGTGACCGCAAGGGCATCAACCGGCTCGGGGGCGGCCTGTCGGTGCGCGCCCTCACCGACAAGGACCGGGTGGATATCAAGCTCGCCGCCGAGCTCGAGGCCGACTACATGGCCGTGTCCTTCCCCCGCGACGGTGCGGATATCGACGAGGCACGCTCACTGCTGCGCGAGGCCGGCGGTCATGGCGGCATTGTCGCCAAGATCGAACGCCACGAGGCGGTGGAGGCCCTCGACGAGATCATGGAGGCCGCCGATGCGGTGATGATCGCCCGCGGCGACCTGGCGGTGGAGATCGGCGATGCTCAGCTCCCCGGTGTGCAGAAGCGCATCATGCGCATGGCCCGCGAGCGGGACTGCGTGGTGATCACCGCGACACAGATGATGCAGTCAATGGTCGAGAGCCCCATGCCGACCCGGGCCGAGGTGCTCGACGTGGCCAACGCCGTCCTCGACGGCACCGATGCGGTCATGCTCTCCGAAGAGACCGCGATGGGGCACTATCCGGCGGAAACGGTGGGCGCCATGTCGCGGGTCTGCGTGGGGGCCGAGACCTATGCCGACGAGACGCGTCCTACCGTCGGGCTGCCATCCGGCGTGCATTTCGACCGTATCGACGAGGCCATCGCCAAGACCGCGATCACCACGGCGAACAGCCTCGGTGCCAGGGCGATCGCCGCCCTGACCGAGTCCGGTGCCACCGCGATGTGGATGTCGCGGATCGGGACGGATATCCCCATCTATGCCCTCTCCGAGCAGCCGCGGACGCGTCGCAAGGTCACCCTCTACCGGGGCGTCAACCCGATCCGGTTTGATCCGACCCAGCGCGAGCACGATGCGGTCAACCGCGAGGCGGTGGCCGAGCTCAAGGGGATGGGTGCCGTCGGTGATGATGACCTGGTGGTGATCACCAAGGGCGACCTCGCCGGTGAGCAGGGCGGGACCAACGCCATGAAGGTGGTGAAGGTCAGCGAGATCGTCTAG
- a CDS encoding phosphoglycerate kinase, which yields MTVRTLDDVSLADQRVLVREDLNVPLKAGEIVDESRLRAAVPTLQRLLDAGARVMVMSHLGRPKAGGFDPEASMAPVGRRLGELLGREVPVVRDWLDGETVPAAGELVLCENVRFNDGETDNDEDLSRRMAKLCDLFVMDAFGTAHRAQASTHGVARFAPDAVAGPLLAAELEALGKALESPARPLVAIIGGSKVSSKVTVLEQLTDRVDQLIVGGGIANTFIAAAGYGVGKSLVEADFIDTARSLMDKARAAGGEIPVPEDVIVADEPSESAEARVRDVDAVGDNEMILDVGPKTAAAYAERLRQAGTVVWNGPVGVFEIEAFAAGTQALANAIADSAAFSIAGGGDTLAAVAKYGVEDRISYISTGGGAFLEFLEGRELPAVAILDR from the coding sequence ATGACGGTTCGGACACTGGACGACGTCAGCCTCGCCGATCAGCGGGTGCTGGTGCGCGAGGATCTGAACGTGCCGCTGAAGGCGGGCGAGATCGTGGACGAATCGCGGCTGCGGGCCGCGGTGCCAACGCTTCAGCGCCTGCTCGACGCCGGCGCCCGGGTGATGGTGATGAGCCATCTGGGCCGGCCGAAGGCGGGTGGTTTCGACCCCGAGGCGTCGATGGCGCCGGTGGGCCGGCGGCTCGGCGAGCTGCTGGGCCGCGAGGTGCCGGTGGTGCGCGACTGGCTGGACGGCGAGACCGTCCCGGCGGCCGGTGAACTGGTCCTCTGCGAGAACGTGCGCTTCAACGACGGCGAAACGGATAACGACGAGGATCTCTCGCGGCGCATGGCGAAACTCTGCGATCTGTTCGTCATGGACGCCTTCGGCACCGCCCATCGCGCCCAGGCCTCGACCCACGGGGTGGCACGCTTTGCGCCCGATGCCGTGGCCGGGCCGCTGCTCGCCGCCGAGCTCGAGGCGCTCGGCAAGGCCCTGGAATCCCCCGCCCGGCCGCTGGTCGCGATCATCGGTGGCTCCAAGGTCTCGAGCAAGGTGACCGTCCTCGAGCAGCTGACCGATCGCGTGGATCAGCTGATCGTCGGTGGTGGCATCGCCAATACCTTCATCGCCGCGGCCGGCTACGGAGTGGGCAAGTCGCTGGTCGAGGCGGATTTCATCGATACCGCCCGGTCGCTGATGGACAAGGCCCGGGCCGCGGGGGGCGAGATCCCCGTCCCCGAGGACGTGATCGTTGCCGACGAGCCGAGCGAGTCCGCCGAGGCGCGGGTGCGCGACGTCGATGCCGTGGGTGACAACGAGATGATTCTCGATGTCGGCCCGAAGACCGCGGCCGCCTATGCCGAGCGCCTGCGCCAGGCCGGAACGGTGGTCTGGAACGGCCCGGTGGGCGTGTTCGAGATCGAGGCCTTTGCTGCAGGCACGCAGGCACTGGCCAACGCCATTGCGGATTCCGCGGCGTTTTCCATCGCGGGGGGTGGCGATACGCTGGCCGCGGTGGCGAAGTACGGCGTCGAGGATCGCATTTCATACATCTCCACCGGCGGTGGGGCGTTCCTCGAATTCCTCGAGGGCCGCGAGCTGCCCGCAGTGGCGATACTGGATCGATAA
- the gap gene encoding type I glyceraldehyde-3-phosphate dehydrogenase, whose amino-acid sequence MAIKVGINGYGRIGRNVLRGLYENGRSDEIRVVAINDLGDAETNAHLTRVDTAHGRFPGTVEVRDGNLVVNGDEIKVMAERDPAKLPWGDLDVDVVMECTGLFASKEKASAHLQGGARKVLISAPGGNDVDASVVYGVNHGILRAEHQVVSNASCTTNCLAPLAKPLNDAIGIEQGLMTTIHSYTNDQVLTDVYHKDLRRARSATMSQIPTKTGAAAMVGLILPELDGRLDGYAMRVPTINVSIVDLSFIASRDTSVEEINRVVKEASEGELKGVLAYSDGPYVSVDFNHDAHSSSFDATMTKVGGRLVKVCAWYDNEWGFSNRMLDTAIAMMKAK is encoded by the coding sequence ATGGCGATCAAGGTAGGAATCAACGGTTATGGCCGAATCGGCCGTAACGTTCTGCGCGGGCTCTACGAGAATGGCCGCAGTGACGAGATCCGGGTCGTTGCCATCAACGATCTGGGCGATGCCGAAACCAACGCCCACCTGACCCGTGTCGACACGGCCCACGGCCGCTTTCCCGGCACCGTCGAGGTCCGTGACGGCAACCTGGTCGTCAACGGTGACGAGATCAAGGTCATGGCGGAGCGTGACCCGGCCAAGCTGCCCTGGGGCGATCTGGACGTTGACGTGGTCATGGAGTGCACCGGGCTGTTTGCCAGCAAGGAAAAGGCCTCGGCCCACCTGCAGGGCGGGGCCCGCAAGGTGCTGATCTCCGCGCCCGGTGGTAACGATGTCGACGCCTCGGTGGTCTACGGCGTCAACCACGGCATCCTGCGTGCCGAGCACCAGGTGGTCTCGAACGCCTCCTGCACCACCAACTGCCTGGCGCCGCTCGCCAAGCCGCTCAACGATGCCATCGGCATCGAGCAGGGGCTGATGACGACCATTCACTCCTACACCAACGACCAAGTGCTGACCGACGTCTACCACAAGGATCTGCGCCGCGCCCGGAGCGCGACCATGTCGCAGATCCCGACCAAGACCGGTGCGGCCGCCATGGTCGGGCTGATCCTGCCGGAGCTGGATGGCCGCCTCGATGGCTATGCCATGCGCGTGCCGACCATCAACGTCTCCATCGTGGATCTGTCGTTCATCGCATCGCGGGATACCTCGGTGGAAGAGATCAACCGCGTGGTCAAGGAGGCCAGCGAGGGCGAGCTCAAGGGTGTGCTCGCCTACAGCGACGGTCCCTACGTGTCGGTGGACTTCAATCACGATGCCCATTCCTCGAGCTTCGACGCGACCATGACCAAGGTCGGCGGCCGACTGGTGAAGGTCTGCGCCTGGTATGACAACGAGTGGGGCTTCTCCAACCGGATGCTCGATACCGCTATCGCCATGATGAAGGCCAAGTAA